In Streptomyces seoulensis, the following are encoded in one genomic region:
- a CDS encoding trypsin-like peptidase domain-containing protein — protein sequence MRIHRAGAGYAHDEPVSFLGSGFFVAPNWVLTCAHVVHAGEGGEVTVVYRNSPYDEPRPVSGRVAAMLPEQTGRPVPGSWPAPDLALVRLREPVGHTCVYISERPNPHFGGTQVFYAGWTAPRGRLQILDGRLTVQGTISAWSPEEQVRLGQNDLPSGVSGGPVVDPVRGEVVGVLKSRADHGGGGTSIGVERLRTLRLPAEGEDVYQSVFHAHDRYHRDRQQSADSPDPTWADIQGELGARPGRTLTPQQRGELLGLLADLPPPVSTRGLLDVLRALPDFRVPALVPAPRGWRDGLGLLYEHARQDGALKLVLDYAMGVLSAERPSTPSALAAERALWEWVRHTATALDSGYRHTLAQRRTELLGRAQVAHRQAASRSTGRDTAVREPVRPQLTAYPEPSVLLVVLRRGWEPDHCDWSVSVGGGPDQEPARLYEGERAPLDGLAAHVAAPLAEAFRHCDEPGRPATLYAALPHLHLSLPVDDWRLAPDALPLGAERPVLVRCSDRDQLPDEAPAWEVYEDPDAERRDRWRRLRPRTAHAEVLDCDDGVRRPVPETAVLRGLGPQSVPVLCRPGDPRSADGPAALGRVLRAGFGVVLWRRRPDGVCGEFHRGVKTAVDDGEGALTLPGVLHRLREQVYAGLTEAYWAHGTTLLYDDPHRPLPGTGDLLEAP from the coding sequence GTGCGCATTCATCGCGCGGGGGCCGGGTATGCCCACGACGAGCCCGTCAGCTTCCTCGGCAGCGGTTTCTTCGTCGCGCCGAACTGGGTTCTGACCTGCGCACACGTGGTTCACGCCGGGGAGGGGGGCGAGGTCACCGTGGTGTACCGGAACAGCCCCTACGACGAGCCGCGCCCGGTGTCCGGACGAGTCGCCGCGATGCTCCCCGAGCAGACCGGGCGCCCGGTGCCGGGCAGCTGGCCCGCCCCCGACCTCGCCCTGGTCCGGTTGCGGGAACCGGTGGGCCACACCTGTGTGTACATCTCCGAGCGCCCCAACCCGCACTTCGGCGGCACCCAGGTGTTCTACGCGGGCTGGACCGCCCCCAGGGGCAGACTCCAGATCCTGGACGGCCGGCTCACCGTGCAGGGCACCATCAGTGCCTGGTCGCCCGAGGAACAGGTCCGGCTCGGGCAGAACGACCTGCCGTCCGGCGTCTCCGGCGGCCCGGTGGTCGATCCCGTGCGCGGGGAGGTCGTCGGCGTGCTCAAGTCCCGCGCGGACCACGGGGGCGGCGGCACCTCCATCGGCGTGGAGCGGCTGCGCACGCTGCGGCTGCCCGCCGAGGGCGAGGACGTCTACCAGTCCGTCTTCCACGCCCACGACCGCTACCACCGCGACCGCCAGCAGAGCGCCGACTCACCCGACCCCACCTGGGCCGACATCCAGGGCGAACTCGGCGCCCGCCCCGGCCGCACCCTCACCCCGCAGCAGCGCGGCGAGCTGCTCGGACTGCTCGCCGACCTGCCCCCGCCGGTCAGCACCCGAGGGCTGCTCGACGTCCTGCGGGCGCTGCCCGACTTCCGCGTACCGGCGCTGGTGCCCGCCCCGCGCGGCTGGCGGGACGGGCTCGGGCTGCTCTACGAACACGCCCGGCAGGACGGCGCCCTGAAGCTGGTCCTCGACTACGCGATGGGCGTGCTGTCCGCCGAACGCCCGTCCACACCCAGCGCGTTGGCCGCCGAGCGCGCCCTGTGGGAGTGGGTGCGGCACACCGCGACCGCCCTGGACAGTGGTTACCGGCACACCCTGGCCCAGCGGCGCACCGAGCTGCTCGGCCGGGCCCAAGTGGCGCACCGGCAGGCCGCGTCCAGGAGCACGGGCCGGGACACGGCGGTACGGGAACCGGTGCGCCCGCAGCTCACCGCGTACCCCGAGCCCTCCGTACTGCTGGTGGTGCTGCGCCGGGGCTGGGAGCCGGACCACTGCGACTGGTCGGTCTCCGTCGGCGGTGGCCCCGACCAGGAGCCGGCCCGGCTGTACGAGGGTGAACGCGCCCCGCTGGACGGCCTGGCCGCCCATGTGGCCGCGCCCCTCGCCGAGGCGTTCCGGCACTGCGACGAACCAGGGCGGCCCGCCACCCTGTACGCGGCCCTGCCGCACCTGCACCTCAGCCTGCCCGTGGACGACTGGCGGCTCGCGCCCGACGCCCTCCCGCTCGGCGCCGAACGCCCGGTCCTGGTCCGCTGCTCGGACCGCGACCAGCTCCCCGACGAGGCCCCGGCCTGGGAGGTGTACGAGGACCCGGACGCCGAACGCCGGGACCGCTGGCGGCGGTTGCGTCCGCGTACGGCGCACGCCGAGGTGCTGGACTGCGACGACGGCGTGCGCCGGCCCGTACCGGAGACGGCGGTGCTGCGCGGGCTCGGGCCGCAGAGCGTGCCGGTGCTGTGCCGTCCCGGCGATCCGCGCTCGGCGGACGGTCCGGCCGCGCTCGGCCGCGTGCTGCGGGCCGGGTTCGGGGTGGTGCTGTGGCGACGGCGGCCGGACGGCGTGTGCGGGGAGTTCCACCGGGGCGTGAAGACGGCCGTGGACGACGGCGAGGGCGCCCTGACCCTGCCCGGCGTGCTGCACCGGCTGCGCGAGCAGGTGTACGCCGGGCTCACCGAGGCGTACTGGGCGCACGGCACGACCCTGCTGTACGACGACCCGCACCGCCCCCTGCCCGGCACCGGAGACCTGCTGGAGGCCCCGTGA
- a CDS encoding SAV_2336 N-terminal domain-related protein: MPDAPARHGPDTPDPFAELVLRLRGAGLQPDVEGLSDALWLARWTGEREPAGEVERAREVPPPPPVSPPEPQLPPPPREPGVLTPGPDRSVPLYPSPRDGQVRVGPGTRLTALPVGAPAAPVLPSTLELQRALRPLQAYRSAAPALRRELDETATAELSAQAGGLILPVYREVRRGDTRLQLVLDAAPSMRVWDRLFAELEEVFARLGAFGDIRIAHLHTGPDGEATVSAGADPRGAPQHTADRLSDPTGRRITLLVSDCAGPLWRSGGAHRLLHRLARLAPVAVLQPLPQRLWSRTRLPVTYGELTRGDTPGGTALRVRTPDGAPLVPPPGVLPVPVLPPEPVALGAWARLLAGAGAGPVPGAVGWVRADQPPVPQARAGRRKTPVERVSRFRSAASPAAGRLAVYLAAAPLCLPVMRLVQRTMLPGSGPAELAEVLLGGLVQRAGEDHGPDAGQWYEMEPEVREALLSTLGRDEALLVLKHCSEYIEQRFGKGGANFPALALAQLGGAAHPARGDENPAEAGLFGAYPGDHGDATLVPQPFAEVAARVLERFMPLPEQFRLYGTRPGTAAGPRPTHPAVVRARTLLARFDAEGMVQDVIDAVQLLRGATENERPAGADPELWAEYAHATLRLWEVQGGSALLAEAEAAAERAVAHPHAQRERAALARVLRAAATDRRRRDDRPAALDLLRRADREYAVACAAPDLEPAQALKLTLERVGALEAQWRLGGDSALLQGAVGMLEAFADFWPDRGHRPPELPLAHGRLLLRLADATSDPVQARGYAAQAAGSLRDALAAGVDGGRELVLVRLDLVDALLRSGGDLAEAQERVDAALAVTTGRALRAQLRVRAGRIGVARYAETGDPRELRDAAQEFARAAADTSREAPGYPDILAEWGEVLLRRADAESGERSWEALTQAIRVLRACRGETHTGSPHTAHRLLMLGRALIRRYRLQDDRVDLREAEHLFGLAAAEADDPLLAARCSLELGQAQYEAYRSLARPARLDDAVDAFRAAAESAREAEAAAESDRDRRIAVELGAQAHHWRGMSYEAATRPRAAREAYRAARAEWARLPEDSLGTGAPTAEDTAGRLAGLG; encoded by the coding sequence ATGCCCGACGCACCGGCACGACACGGCCCCGACACCCCCGACCCGTTCGCCGAACTCGTGCTCCGGCTGCGAGGAGCCGGTCTCCAGCCGGACGTGGAGGGGCTGAGCGACGCCCTGTGGCTGGCCCGGTGGACGGGCGAACGCGAGCCGGCCGGTGAGGTCGAGCGCGCCCGCGAGGTGCCCCCGCCCCCGCCCGTGTCCCCACCCGAGCCCCAACTCCCGCCGCCGCCCAGGGAACCCGGGGTCCTGACGCCCGGACCCGACCGCAGCGTCCCGCTGTACCCGTCGCCCCGTGACGGCCAGGTCCGCGTAGGGCCCGGCACCCGGCTCACCGCACTCCCGGTCGGCGCCCCGGCCGCCCCCGTCCTGCCCTCCACCCTCGAACTCCAGCGCGCTCTGCGGCCCTTGCAGGCGTACCGCAGTGCCGCGCCCGCGCTCCGCCGTGAGCTGGACGAGACCGCGACCGCCGAACTCAGCGCCCAGGCAGGCGGGTTGATCCTCCCGGTGTACCGCGAGGTGCGGCGCGGGGACACCCGGCTGCAACTGGTGCTGGACGCCGCGCCCTCCATGCGGGTGTGGGACCGTCTCTTCGCCGAACTGGAAGAGGTGTTCGCACGCTTGGGGGCCTTCGGAGACATCCGGATCGCCCATCTGCACACCGGGCCCGACGGCGAGGCCACCGTCAGCGCCGGCGCCGATCCGCGCGGGGCGCCGCAGCACACCGCCGACCGCCTCAGCGACCCCACCGGGCGCCGGATCACCCTGCTGGTCAGCGACTGCGCGGGCCCGCTGTGGCGGTCCGGCGGCGCGCACCGGCTGCTGCACCGGCTGGCCCGGCTCGCCCCCGTCGCCGTGCTCCAGCCGCTCCCGCAGCGCCTGTGGAGCCGCACCCGGCTGCCGGTCACCTACGGCGAACTGACCCGTGGCGACACCCCCGGCGGCACCGCGCTGCGCGTCCGCACCCCCGACGGCGCGCCCCTCGTACCGCCGCCCGGTGTGCTGCCCGTGCCGGTGCTGCCGCCCGAACCCGTGGCGCTCGGGGCGTGGGCGCGGCTGCTCGCCGGGGCCGGTGCCGGGCCGGTGCCCGGCGCGGTGGGCTGGGTGCGGGCCGACCAGCCGCCCGTACCGCAGGCGCGCGCCGGGCGCAGGAAGACGCCCGTGGAGCGGGTCAGCCGGTTCCGCTCCGCCGCCTCACCGGCCGCCGGTCGCCTCGCCGTCTACCTCGCCGCCGCCCCGCTCTGCCTGCCGGTGATGCGGCTGGTGCAGCGCACCATGCTGCCCGGCTCCGGCCCCGCCGAACTCGCCGAGGTGCTGCTCGGCGGCCTCGTCCAGCGGGCGGGGGAGGACCACGGTCCGGACGCCGGACAGTGGTACGAGATGGAGCCGGAGGTGCGGGAGGCGCTGCTGTCCACGCTCGGCCGGGACGAGGCCCTGCTCGTCCTCAAGCACTGCTCGGAGTACATCGAGCAGCGCTTCGGCAAGGGCGGCGCCAACTTCCCGGCCCTCGCCCTCGCCCAGCTCGGCGGCGCCGCCCACCCGGCACGCGGGGACGAGAACCCGGCCGAGGCGGGCCTGTTCGGCGCGTATCCCGGTGACCACGGCGACGCCACCCTCGTCCCGCAGCCCTTCGCCGAGGTCGCCGCGCGGGTGCTGGAGCGGTTCATGCCGCTGCCGGAGCAGTTCCGGCTCTACGGCACCCGGCCCGGCACCGCCGCCGGACCCCGGCCCACGCATCCGGCGGTGGTCCGCGCCCGGACGCTGCTCGCCCGGTTCGACGCCGAGGGCATGGTGCAGGACGTGATCGACGCCGTACAGCTGCTGCGCGGGGCCACCGAGAACGAGCGGCCCGCCGGGGCCGACCCGGAGCTGTGGGCCGAGTACGCGCACGCCACGCTCCGGCTCTGGGAGGTGCAGGGCGGCTCCGCGCTGCTGGCCGAGGCGGAGGCCGCCGCCGAGCGGGCCGTGGCGCACCCGCACGCCCAGCGGGAGCGGGCCGCGCTGGCCCGGGTGCTGCGCGCGGCCGCCACCGACCGCAGACGGCGCGACGACCGGCCCGCCGCCCTTGACCTGCTGCGCCGCGCCGACCGGGAGTACGCCGTCGCCTGCGCCGCCCCCGACCTGGAGCCCGCGCAGGCGCTGAAGCTGACGCTGGAGCGGGTCGGGGCGCTGGAGGCGCAGTGGCGGCTCGGCGGGGACAGCGCGCTGCTCCAGGGCGCGGTCGGCATGCTGGAGGCGTTCGCCGACTTCTGGCCCGACCGGGGACACCGCCCGCCCGAACTGCCCCTCGCCCACGGCCGGCTCCTGCTGCGCCTGGCCGACGCCACCAGCGACCCCGTACAGGCGCGGGGTTACGCGGCCCAGGCAGCCGGCTCGCTCCGGGACGCGCTGGCCGCCGGTGTGGACGGGGGACGCGAACTCGTGCTCGTCCGGCTGGACTTGGTCGACGCCCTGCTCCGCTCCGGCGGTGACCTCGCCGAGGCCCAGGAACGCGTCGACGCCGCGCTCGCCGTGACCACCGGACGTGCCCTGCGCGCCCAACTCCGGGTCCGCGCCGGCCGGATCGGGGTCGCCCGGTACGCCGAGACCGGCGATCCCCGCGAACTCCGCGACGCGGCGCAGGAGTTCGCCCGCGCAGCCGCCGACACCTCCCGGGAGGCCCCCGGTTACCCCGACATCCTCGCCGAGTGGGGTGAGGTGCTGCTGCGCCGGGCCGACGCCGAGAGCGGGGAGCGGAGCTGGGAGGCGCTCACGCAGGCGATCCGCGTCCTGCGGGCCTGCCGGGGCGAGACCCACACCGGCAGCCCGCACACCGCGCACCGCCTGCTGATGCTGGGCCGCGCCCTGATCCGGCGCTACCGGCTTCAGGACGACCGGGTGGACCTGCGCGAGGCGGAGCACCTCTTCGGGCTGGCGGCGGCCGAGGCGGACGACCCGCTGCTGGCCGCGCGCTGCTCGCTGGAGCTGGGGCAGGCGCAGTACGAGGCGTACCGGAGCCTGGCCCGGCCGGCCCGGCTGGACGACGCGGTGGACGCCTTCCGGGCGGCGGCCGAGTCGGCGCGGGAGGCCGAGGCGGCGGCCGAGTCGGACCGCGACCGCCGGATCGCCGTCGAACTGGGCGCGCAGGCGCACCACTGGCGGGGTATGTCCTATGAGGCGGCCACCCGGCCGCGCGCGGCCCGCGAGGCGTACCGCGCGGCCCGCGCCGAATGGGCGCGGCTGCCCGAGGACAGCCTCGGCACCGGCGCCCCGACCGCCGAGGACACCGCCGGCCGGCTCGCCGGACTCGGCTGA
- a CDS encoding AAA family ATPase — MTESSEWLIYRGAGEPHDGMSRLPPPPPWRDFSARGAETSAEPGEDGDGSRDRRLGAHRHLAELHRPGAEELDMINAALYLRRPLLVTGSPGAGKSTLAHSVAYELGLGDVLRWSVVSRSTLQDGLYHYDAIARLQDVQIAAQGGYGSAAGSPGSVEAIGGYIRLGPLGTALLPSDTPRVLLIDELDKSDIDLPNDLLNVLEEGEFEIPELRRLADRLPDGEAEVLTADGTKVRVRDGRVRCTSFPFVVLTSNGERDFPAPLMRRCVHLELGRPDHNRLATFVRAHLGDEAARAGDDLIARFLERSHSELLATDQLLNALYLTDAAAPPSRERLADLLIQRLDRPR; from the coding sequence ATGACCGAATCCAGCGAGTGGCTCATCTACCGAGGCGCCGGGGAACCCCACGACGGGATGAGCCGGCTGCCCCCGCCCCCGCCCTGGCGCGACTTCTCCGCGCGCGGCGCCGAGACCTCCGCCGAGCCGGGCGAGGACGGTGACGGCTCCCGCGACCGCAGGCTCGGCGCGCACCGGCACCTGGCCGAGCTGCACCGGCCCGGCGCCGAGGAACTGGACATGATCAACGCGGCGCTGTACCTGCGCCGCCCGCTGCTGGTCACCGGCAGCCCCGGCGCGGGCAAGAGCACCCTCGCGCACTCGGTGGCGTACGAACTGGGGCTCGGCGACGTGCTGCGCTGGTCCGTCGTCAGCCGCTCCACCCTCCAGGACGGGCTCTACCACTACGACGCCATCGCCCGCCTCCAGGACGTGCAGATCGCCGCGCAGGGCGGGTACGGCAGCGCGGCCGGGAGCCCCGGTTCCGTGGAGGCGATCGGCGGCTACATCCGGCTCGGCCCGCTCGGCACCGCCCTGCTGCCCTCGGACACCCCGCGCGTGCTGCTCATCGACGAACTCGACAAGAGCGACATCGACCTGCCCAACGACCTGCTGAACGTGCTGGAGGAGGGCGAGTTCGAGATACCCGAGCTGCGCCGCCTGGCCGACCGGCTGCCCGACGGCGAGGCCGAGGTGCTCACCGCCGACGGCACCAAGGTCCGGGTGCGCGACGGCCGGGTGCGCTGCACCTCGTTCCCCTTCGTGGTGCTCACCAGCAACGGCGAACGGGACTTCCCCGCACCGCTGATGCGCCGCTGCGTCCACCTGGAGCTGGGCCGCCCCGACCACAACCGGCTCGCTACCTTCGTCCGCGCCCACCTCGGGGACGAGGCCGCGCGGGCCGGTGACGATCTCATCGCCCGCTTCCTGGAGCGCTCGCACAGTGAACTCCTCGCCACCGACCAGCTGTTGAACGCCCTCTACCTCACCGACGCGGCCGCCCCGCCGAGCCGGGAGCGCCTGGCCGACCTGCTCATCCAGCGACTCGACCGCCCGAGGTGA
- a CDS encoding aKG-HExxH-type peptide beta-hydroxylase has translation MTAPLDRALAELSHTGGGPDTLALLVRDQDTRRMLLLRAVLDAAEGAGPADCPPAATRRLREDWALLTEADRAADGPRSPARTRLTYPFTGPWARRCLTALTTPGSASELPLELAYFSALAAAAAARAGLPFSTGLTARDGLLCLPSLGVLRTGRTGSAAIEVRHKNGRLTLRRRGAPDVHVRLEQGVGAWSGAPAWTPAHALPGLLPGAAPVPLDDLDPYRTPPRDPARFAFGGAGGPDHAERKRWLQAWSGTAQALRTGGEQRLTETIALLRCLVPLAPPPGSDGPGSSSGTRREAFGALLSTTPATPTALAATLVHEMQHTKLAALGELVELHRAGPEARYFAPWRPDPRPYDGLLHGTYAHLALAGHFQRTALAEPARREAAWAEHARYHAQVSAALPALVASPDLTPAGRRFVDGMAAAHELLSARPAPRGHTARAQAYVKAVRTLWAQRQPPTPPIPNR, from the coding sequence GTGACGGCACCCCTGGACCGCGCCCTCGCCGAACTCAGCCACACCGGCGGCGGCCCCGACACCCTCGCCCTCCTCGTCCGCGACCAGGACACCCGGCGCATGCTGCTGCTGCGCGCCGTCCTCGACGCCGCCGAGGGAGCCGGCCCCGCCGACTGCCCGCCCGCCGCCACGCGCCGGCTGCGCGAGGACTGGGCGCTGCTGACCGAGGCCGACCGCGCCGCCGACGGACCCCGCTCGCCCGCCCGGACCCGGCTCACCTACCCCTTCACCGGCCCCTGGGCCCGCCGCTGCCTGACCGCGCTCACCACGCCCGGGAGTGCAAGTGAACTCCCGCTGGAACTCGCCTACTTCAGCGCCCTCGCCGCGGCCGCCGCCGCCCGCGCGGGCCTGCCGTTCAGTACCGGACTCACCGCCCGCGACGGCCTGCTCTGCCTGCCCTCCCTCGGTGTCCTGCGCACCGGGCGGACCGGCTCCGCCGCCATCGAGGTGCGGCACAAGAACGGCCGCCTGACCCTGCGCAGACGCGGCGCCCCCGATGTGCACGTCCGCCTGGAGCAGGGCGTCGGCGCCTGGTCCGGCGCCCCCGCCTGGACCCCGGCCCACGCCCTGCCCGGACTGCTGCCCGGCGCCGCCCCCGTACCGCTGGACGACCTCGACCCGTACCGCACCCCGCCCCGCGACCCCGCGCGGTTCGCGTTCGGCGGGGCCGGCGGGCCCGACCACGCCGAGCGCAAGCGCTGGCTGCAGGCGTGGTCCGGTACCGCGCAGGCGCTGCGCACCGGCGGCGAACAGCGGCTCACCGAGACCATCGCCCTGCTGCGCTGCCTCGTCCCGCTCGCGCCGCCGCCCGGCTCGGACGGCCCGGGCAGCTCCAGCGGCACCCGGCGCGAGGCGTTCGGCGCGCTGCTCAGCACCACCCCCGCCACCCCGACCGCGCTGGCCGCGACCCTCGTCCACGAGATGCAGCACACCAAACTCGCCGCCCTCGGCGAACTCGTGGAACTGCACCGCGCCGGACCCGAGGCCCGCTACTTCGCCCCCTGGCGCCCCGACCCGCGCCCCTACGACGGCCTGCTGCACGGCACCTACGCCCATCTCGCGCTGGCCGGCCACTTCCAGCGCACCGCGCTCGCCGAACCCGCCCGCCGCGAGGCCGCCTGGGCCGAACACGCCCGCTACCACGCCCAGGTCTCCGCCGCCCTGCCCGCGCTCGTCGCCTCACCCGACCTCACCCCGGCCGGACGCCGGTTCGTCGACGGCATGGCCGCCGCCCACGAACTGCTCTCCGCCCGCCCCGCACCACGGGGGCACACGGCGCGCGCGCAGGCGTACGTCAAGGCGGTGCGCACCCTCTGGGCGCAGCGACAGCCCCCCACGCCGCCGATCCCGAACCGGTGA
- the fxsA gene encoding FxSxx-COOH cyclophane-containing RiPP peptide, whose amino-acid sequence MTSAEDGTPVPQDGTPVPEHGEPLPDLLTLDLEELRTLDHPVLREVLDTLTERAGRPAEMLWGFNNCL is encoded by the coding sequence ATGACCAGCGCGGAGGACGGGACACCCGTACCGCAGGACGGGACACCCGTACCGGAGCACGGCGAGCCGCTGCCCGACCTGCTCACGCTCGACCTGGAGGAACTGCGCACCCTGGACCACCCCGTGCTGCGAGAGGTCCTGGACACCCTCACCGAACGGGCCGGAAGACCCGCCGAGATGCTCTGGGGCTTCAACAACTGCCTCTGA
- a CDS encoding FxsB family cyclophane-forming radical SAM/SPASM peptide maturase produces the protein MSGTSAAPTRARPRPFRQFIVKAHGRCNLACRYCYLYEGPDHTWRARPAAAPAEVLDRTADRIARHARDHALTALSLVLHGGEPLLAGADTLARFTGTVRARVPDGCAVHATVQTNATLLTHDRVAVLARHGIRIGISLDGGTAALNHRRVDHAGRPSWPAAARGAGLVADHFPEAYAGVLTVVDPTTDPVDTYESLLALRPPALDLLLPHGNWSAPPPHGGAYGDWLCRVFDRWWSAGRRETRVRLFEECLALLLGLPAATESLGLAPFDAVVVETDGSIEQVDSLKSAYDGAAETGLDVFRHDFNQALAHPGVAARQTGLAGLAARCRACPLVAVCGGGHYAHRYRAGSGFDNPSVYCADLQRFIRHVAARLAEEGGTP, from the coding sequence ATGTCCGGGACGAGCGCCGCCCCGACGCGGGCGCGACCGCGCCCCTTCCGCCAGTTCATCGTCAAGGCGCACGGCCGCTGCAACCTCGCCTGCCGCTACTGCTACCTCTACGAGGGCCCCGACCACACCTGGCGCGCCCGCCCGGCCGCCGCCCCCGCCGAGGTGCTCGACCGCACCGCCGACCGCATCGCCCGGCACGCCCGCGACCACGCCCTGACCGCGCTCTCCCTCGTCCTGCACGGCGGCGAACCCCTGCTGGCCGGCGCGGACACCCTGGCCCGCTTCACCGGGACCGTCCGCGCCCGCGTGCCCGACGGCTGCGCCGTGCACGCCACCGTGCAGACCAACGCCACCCTGCTCACCCACGACCGGGTGGCCGTCCTCGCCCGGCACGGCATCCGCATCGGCATCAGCCTCGACGGCGGCACCGCCGCCCTGAACCACCGCCGCGTCGACCACGCCGGACGCCCCTCCTGGCCCGCCGCCGCACGCGGCGCCGGCCTGGTCGCCGACCACTTCCCCGAGGCGTACGCGGGCGTCCTCACCGTCGTCGACCCCACCACCGACCCCGTCGACACCTACGAGTCCCTGCTCGCCCTCCGCCCGCCCGCGCTCGACCTGCTGCTGCCCCACGGCAACTGGTCGGCCCCGCCCCCGCACGGCGGCGCGTACGGCGACTGGCTGTGCCGCGTCTTCGATCGCTGGTGGTCCGCCGGGCGGCGCGAGACGCGGGTACGGCTCTTCGAGGAGTGCCTCGCCCTGCTGCTCGGCCTGCCCGCCGCCACCGAGTCCCTCGGGCTCGCCCCCTTCGACGCCGTCGTCGTCGAGACCGACGGCTCCATCGAACAGGTCGACTCGCTGAAGTCGGCCTACGACGGCGCCGCCGAGACCGGGCTCGACGTGTTCCGGCACGACTTCAACCAGGCCCTCGCCCACCCCGGCGTCGCCGCCCGGCAGACCGGGCTCGCGGGGCTGGCCGCGCGCTGCCGGGCCTGCCCGCTGGTCGCGGTCTGCGGGGGCGGCCACTACGCGCACCGGTACCGCGCCGGGAGCGGCTTCGACAACCCGTCGGTGTACTGCGCCGACCTCCAGCGCTTCATCCGGCACGTGGCGGCGCGGCTCGCCGAGGAAGGAGGCACCCCGTGA